A region from the Candidatus Thiothrix putei genome encodes:
- a CDS encoding polysaccharide deacetylase family protein, whose amino-acid sequence MKGLFSKLTVICLSAMLLAINSQAATNQPGIVLTFDDTSTGIWHNFFAGRTDNVRATFFVSQWHTLSAAQIQQLRDLQNRGHEIGCHSRNHIGVGQYLFDPNRTLEYVNTEVIPAIRNMNNDGFYPLSFSYPSGERNENYDAAIRPYLPYLRTTYYDPSRPLAQTDQIYHNSDKVYAVLAGASLDNRYGVTIAEIEQALVRAKNNNEVISLYGHYIFDDASGDADSQYAIRASKLNQIIAIAQRLGLRFYTFHEAFEVQNQPAPLPVSSASSINNTGTATVTPDAIPQTNNNNGGGGSFPLSYLLLAFTLKARQAFKKT is encoded by the coding sequence ATGAAGGGGCTTTTTAGCAAACTAACCGTAATCTGTTTATCGGCTATGCTTTTAGCGATCAATAGCCAAGCGGCAACCAATCAGCCGGGTATTGTGTTGACCTTCGACGACACCAGTACGGGTATTTGGCATAATTTTTTTGCGGGCAGGACTGACAATGTGCGAGCCACATTCTTCGTCAGTCAATGGCATACCTTATCCGCAGCACAGATACAGCAATTACGGGATCTGCAAAACCGTGGGCATGAAATAGGTTGCCATAGCCGCAACCATATAGGGGTGGGTCAGTACCTTTTTGATCCCAACCGGACATTAGAATACGTTAATACCGAAGTGATCCCCGCAATTCGCAATATGAATAATGATGGGTTCTACCCGTTGAGTTTCTCTTATCCTTCCGGGGAAAGGAATGAAAATTACGATGCTGCGATCAGACCCTATTTGCCTTATTTACGTACAACCTATTATGATCCATCCAGACCACTTGCCCAGACTGATCAAATCTACCACAACAGTGACAAGGTGTATGCTGTTCTTGCTGGAGCGAGCTTGGATAACCGTTATGGTGTTACGATAGCAGAAATTGAGCAGGCACTCGTCCGTGCAAAGAATAACAACGAAGTCATAAGCTTATATGGTCATTATATCTTTGATGACGCATCCGGTGATGCGGATTCTCAGTATGCAATTCGTGCAAGCAAGTTAAACCAGATTATTGCGATAGCCCAACGATTGGGACTGAGGTTTTATACGTTTCATGAAGCCTTTGAAGTCCAAAACCAACCAGCCCCCCTCCCTGTTTCTTCAGCAAGCAGCATCAATAATACTGGCACGGCAACTGTAACACCTGATGCCATTCCACAAACCAATAATAACAACGGCGGCGGTGGCAGCTTCCCTCTCAGTTACCTGTTGCTTGCTTTTACCCTAAAAGCTCGTCAGGCATTTAAAAAAACATAA